The Desulfomonile tiedjei genome includes a region encoding these proteins:
- a CDS encoding (Fe-S)-binding protein, translating to MPKPEDLLIDTDLRTMPAKPWMETRANFRDGTYSFPGAPKNLKYLGLANPREWSPTDEDWKLPDNWQEIILKGFKERLEKYRSFRLFMDICVRCGACMDKCHFFIGSGDPKNMPVLRAELMRSVYRNDFTTMGRLLGRLGGARELTIDVLKEWFYYFFQCTECRRCSVFCPYGIDTAEVTMIGRELLNLVGLNINWVIEPAANCFRTGNHLGIPPHGLTDMWEFMVDDIEDLTGVKIDLPVNKKGAEILFVTPSGDYFADPGTYTCMGYMMLFHELGLDYTWSTYASEGGNFGLFTSHEMIKRLNAKIYAEAKRLGVKWIIGGECGHMWRVIHQYMETMNGPADFLEEPVSPITGTKFENAKQTKMVHITEFTSDLIKNGKLKLDPSRNDKFRVTYHDSCNPARAAGLLDEPRYVIENVCNNFFEMPENTIREQTFCCAGGAGLGNDENMEMRMRGGLPRANAVRHVRDKHDVNRLLCMCAIDRATLTAMMHYWAPDVEVGGIHELLANALIMEGENERTLDLRGEPFKEEEESEDV from the coding sequence ATGCCCAAACCGGAAGACTTGCTCATTGACACAGATTTGCGGACCATGCCCGCAAAACCGTGGATGGAAACTCGGGCCAATTTCAGGGATGGCACCTACAGCTTCCCTGGGGCGCCCAAGAACTTGAAATACCTTGGTCTTGCGAATCCGAGGGAGTGGTCCCCGACCGACGAAGACTGGAAGCTCCCGGACAATTGGCAGGAAATAATTTTGAAGGGGTTCAAGGAACGCCTTGAAAAGTATCGCTCCTTCAGGCTGTTCATGGACATATGTGTCAGATGCGGCGCGTGCATGGACAAGTGCCACTTTTTCATCGGATCCGGAGACCCGAAGAATATGCCGGTACTGAGAGCGGAATTGATGCGGTCCGTGTACCGGAATGATTTCACCACCATGGGGCGGCTCCTCGGAAGATTGGGAGGCGCGAGAGAACTCACTATCGATGTTCTCAAAGAATGGTTCTACTACTTCTTTCAGTGCACTGAATGCCGACGCTGCTCGGTCTTCTGTCCCTACGGCATTGACACGGCCGAAGTGACCATGATTGGGCGGGAACTGCTGAACCTGGTCGGATTGAACATCAACTGGGTCATCGAACCTGCGGCCAACTGCTTCCGGACAGGAAACCACCTGGGTATTCCACCCCACGGTCTCACGGACATGTGGGAGTTCATGGTGGACGACATCGAAGACCTCACAGGCGTCAAGATTGACCTGCCCGTCAATAAAAAGGGTGCCGAGATCCTATTTGTCACACCCTCGGGCGACTACTTCGCGGACCCCGGGACGTATACCTGCATGGGCTACATGATGCTCTTCCATGAGCTGGGACTGGATTACACCTGGAGCACCTACGCGTCCGAGGGAGGCAACTTCGGCCTGTTCACATCCCATGAGATGATCAAAAGGCTCAACGCCAAAATATACGCTGAAGCCAAACGATTGGGTGTGAAGTGGATCATCGGCGGGGAGTGCGGCCACATGTGGAGGGTAATCCATCAGTACATGGAGACCATGAACGGTCCGGCCGATTTCCTGGAAGAGCCGGTCTCTCCCATAACAGGGACCAAGTTTGAAAACGCCAAACAGACTAAGATGGTTCATATAACGGAATTCACGTCCGACCTCATCAAGAACGGAAAGCTGAAACTGGACCCCAGCAGGAACGACAAGTTCCGGGTCACTTACCATGATTCGTGCAACCCGGCCAGGGCCGCGGGGCTTCTCGACGAGCCGCGATACGTCATCGAGAACGTGTGCAACAACTTCTTCGAGATGCCTGAGAACACCATCAGGGAGCAGACCTTCTGTTGCGCCGGCGGAGCAGGTCTAGGAAATGACGAAAACATGGAGATGAGGATGCGAGGCGGCTTGCCCAGGGCCAATGCAGTCCGGCATGTCCGCGACAAACACGACGTGAACCGGCTCCTTTGCATGTGCGCCATTGACAGGGCAACCTTGACGGCAATGATGCACTACTGGGCGCCGGACGTGGAAGTCGGAGGCATACACGAGCTGCTCGCTAACGCCCTGATCATGGAAGGCGAGAACGAGAGGACCTTGGATCTGCGCGGCGAACCTTTCAAGGAGGAGGAGGAAAGCGAGGATGTATAA
- a CDS encoding YdcF family protein, whose amino-acid sequence MELLLFLAKKAISTIIYPVGSSLALWIAGLVLLRVRPRSRAGFLLVLAGGLWLLVAALPVTGVLLLKPLESKAGSYANPQQLSRAGVKYIVVLGGDIRGGELTTVDRIACSSLVRVMEGIRLWRGVPGSRLVLSGGTYSSETMPSAEGMAALALELGVPPEAIVKEISSLDTDDEARLLSPVLGKGPFALVTSACHMRRSLLIFRSMGLDAIPAPADFEVKKVALDLRYFLPSAMGLEKTHKAIHEYIGTLVVLMKGSRAGSRP is encoded by the coding sequence ATGGAACTGCTTCTTTTTCTGGCTAAAAAAGCCATCAGCACGATTATCTACCCTGTCGGAAGCTCACTTGCGCTATGGATCGCGGGATTGGTCCTACTGAGAGTGAGGCCGCGAAGTCGAGCAGGCTTCTTGCTGGTTTTGGCGGGAGGGCTCTGGCTGCTGGTGGCCGCTCTTCCTGTAACCGGAGTCCTACTTCTGAAGCCCCTGGAAAGCAAGGCTGGTTCCTATGCAAACCCCCAACAATTGAGCCGCGCCGGGGTAAAGTACATCGTTGTGCTGGGAGGAGACATTCGGGGAGGTGAGCTTACCACGGTGGATCGAATTGCATGTTCCTCTCTGGTCCGGGTGATGGAGGGGATACGATTGTGGCGAGGCGTTCCCGGCAGCCGTCTTGTACTCTCAGGGGGAACTTACTCCTCTGAAACAATGCCCTCAGCGGAAGGGATGGCCGCGCTGGCCCTGGAATTGGGTGTTCCTCCGGAGGCGATAGTGAAGGAGATCTCTTCTCTCGATACCGATGACGAGGCCAGGCTATTGTCACCCGTTTTAGGTAAAGGGCCTTTTGCGCTGGTCACCTCTGCTTGCCACATGCGACGATCGCTGCTGATTTTTAGGAGCATGGGACTCGATGCGATTCCGGCGCCGGCGGATTTTGAGGTCAAGAAAGTAGCTTTAGACTTGCGTTACTTTCTTCCCAGCGCCATGGGCCTGGAAAAGACACATAAAGCTATCCACGAGTATATCGGGACCTTAGTGGTGTTGATGAAAGGCTCTCGGGCTGGGTCCAGGCCTTGA
- a CDS encoding RsbRD N-terminal domain-containing protein — translation MLEDFLSTNKTAILKRWLDLILETYPPDSRKFFATQQNRFANPVGANLSEGLEGLFDSLVHGTDPESDSFSDFLDKIVRIRAVQEFSPAKAVGFAFFLKTAVRESLAKGIHDPKLFQELLEFESRIDGVALLAFNIYMQCRETIFEMRATEIRNRVSRILERACQKYGNPSEWLDPKDDRPDSLT, via the coding sequence ATGTTGGAAGATTTTCTCTCGACGAACAAAACGGCCATTCTCAAACGGTGGCTCGACCTGATACTTGAAACCTACCCGCCCGATTCAAGAAAGTTCTTTGCTACTCAGCAAAACCGTTTTGCAAATCCGGTTGGAGCCAATCTGTCGGAAGGACTCGAAGGACTCTTCGACAGCCTCGTGCACGGGACAGACCCCGAGTCGGACTCGTTTTCGGATTTTTTGGACAAGATTGTGCGAATAAGGGCAGTTCAAGAGTTTTCGCCGGCCAAGGCTGTGGGTTTTGCCTTTTTTCTCAAGACGGCCGTACGGGAAAGCCTGGCAAAGGGGATCCACGATCCCAAATTGTTTCAGGAGTTGTTGGAGTTTGAATCAAGAATCGACGGCGTGGCCCTGTTGGCCTTTAACATTTATATGCAATGCCGTGAAACAATTTTTGAAATGCGAGCTACAGAGATCCGAAACCGCGTTTCAAGGATTTTGGAAAGAGCCTGTCAGAAGTATGGGAATCCGAGCGAGTGGCTGGATCCCAAAGACGACAGACCGGATAGCTTAACATAA
- a CDS encoding DUF4337 domain-containing protein has product MEENKDKWLNYLATATVLFALGATLSTLRVGSYSNRSILRQTQASNQWAYYQAKSIKSYLYELQKEKLEIDLKQMRATAPSDLLQEYEKKIQSYDKKLKTYEEEKAEIQREARSLEGQRDVAVLHSQAFGLAVILLQLSILLSSIAALMKKKPVWYLGLVLGAVGAVYFANGFWLFM; this is encoded by the coding sequence ATGGAAGAAAACAAGGACAAATGGCTTAATTATCTTGCCACAGCAACGGTGTTGTTTGCTCTGGGAGCCACTTTATCCACATTGAGGGTGGGCAGCTACTCGAACCGATCCATACTCAGACAAACCCAAGCCTCCAATCAGTGGGCCTATTATCAGGCCAAAAGCATCAAAAGCTACTTGTACGAGCTGCAGAAGGAAAAGCTTGAGATAGACCTCAAGCAGATGCGCGCGACAGCTCCCTCAGATCTGCTCCAGGAATATGAGAAGAAAATTCAATCGTACGACAAGAAACTAAAGACTTACGAAGAGGAAAAGGCGGAAATACAACGGGAGGCCAGGTCCTTGGAGGGTCAGAGAGATGTAGCCGTGTTACATTCGCAGGCCTTCGGGTTAGCTGTTATTTTGCTGCAACTCTCCATACTCCTATCGTCTATTGCAGCTTTGATGAAGAAAAAGCCGGTCTGGTATCTCGGTTTGGTTCTCGGCGCGGTGGGCGCGGTATACTTTGCCAACGGATTCTGGCTGTTCATGTAA
- a CDS encoding VOC family protein, with the protein MVKFNGINHLAMVTGDMDATIRFWRDLLGMRLVAGFGRPGYRHYFFEISSTDTIAFFEWPGVEPGIDKDHGAPLAGRVVFDHVSFGVDDLESLWELKDKLSAADFWVSEVVDHGFIYSIYAFDPNNIPVEFSYTVRGARIRENPVMADSAPSPIAKEGPEPQSHKWPAVESPTPVEERRIYPGQGSELFHGIMNRE; encoded by the coding sequence ATGGTAAAGTTTAATGGAATAAATCACTTGGCAATGGTCACCGGAGACATGGACGCAACGATACGTTTTTGGCGAGACCTGCTAGGTATGAGGCTGGTGGCCGGTTTTGGCCGACCAGGGTACAGGCACTACTTTTTCGAGATCTCCAGTACAGACACGATTGCATTTTTCGAGTGGCCCGGTGTGGAACCTGGAATTGACAAGGACCATGGAGCGCCCCTGGCGGGCCGCGTTGTCTTTGACCACGTTTCCTTCGGAGTCGATGATCTTGAAAGCCTTTGGGAGCTAAAGGACAAACTCTCAGCCGCGGATTTCTGGGTATCGGAAGTGGTAGACCACGGGTTCATCTATTCCATATATGCGTTTGACCCGAACAACATCCCCGTGGAATTCAGCTACACCGTGAGGGGCGCGAGAATTCGTGAAAATCCCGTCATGGCCGATTCGGCCCCATCCCCCATCGCCAAGGAAGGCCCCGAACCCCAATCGCACAAGTGGCCTGCGGTGGAAAGTCCGACTCCTGTGGAAGAACGCAGAATTTACCCAGGGCAAGGAAGTGAGCTGTTCCACGGTATCATGAACCGAGAATAG
- the dsrJ gene encoding sulfate reduction electron transfer complex DsrMKJOP subunit DsrJ, whose translation MYNAGKIIIGLIIFLGLVTAPFWYNRGKASPPPKLEVGTLEKQCVEPTPFMKSSHMQLLNEWRDEVVRNGKRVYTSSTGKTYDMSLQNTCTKCHAKKSQFCDRCHTYVDAAPKCWDCHIAPVEPQATGKQAARSDK comes from the coding sequence ATGTATAATGCAGGCAAAATCATCATAGGACTGATTATCTTTCTCGGTCTGGTCACAGCCCCCTTCTGGTACAACAGGGGGAAAGCCTCCCCGCCGCCGAAACTGGAAGTAGGGACACTGGAAAAGCAGTGTGTCGAGCCGACGCCGTTCATGAAGTCCTCCCACATGCAGCTGCTGAATGAATGGAGAGACGAAGTGGTGCGTAACGGAAAGCGGGTATATACCAGCTCCACCGGGAAGACCTACGACATGAGCCTTCAAAACACTTGCACCAAGTGCCACGCCAAGAAGTCGCAGTTTTGCGACCGATGCCATACCTATGTGGACGCCGCTCCAAAGTGTTGGGATTGCCACATAGCGCCGGTCGAGCCTCAGGCAACCGGGAAACAGGCCGCAAGGAGTGACAAGTAA
- the dsrM gene encoding sulfate reduction electron transfer complex DsrMKJOP subunit DsrM: protein MNAWTSLFSALFIVIALVLISWLGVGVAGTSLFGIVIPYIAIAIFLLGVVARIVQWARVPVPFRIPTTCGQGKSLPWIKADNLESPYNTWGVIGRMALEVLLFRSLFRNTRAELWPGPNVTYASAKWLWLAGMLFHYGFLIIVLRHLRFFIEPVPSFVEAISSVDGFFQILLPTVFISDAIFLIGATYLFLRRVKIPQLRYISLPADYFPLFLLLGIAISGVLMRNVWKVDLLAVKQLALGLVTFHPAMPEAAIGPIFFVHLFLVSVLLVYLPFSKIMHFGGVFLSPTRNMANVNRMERYVNPWNYPVKVHTYEEYEDDFREKMKEAGIPVEKE from the coding sequence ATGAATGCTTGGACTTCCCTATTCTCAGCGCTGTTCATAGTCATAGCGCTTGTCTTGATCTCCTGGTTGGGAGTGGGGGTGGCGGGTACTTCCCTGTTCGGGATTGTCATCCCGTACATAGCGATTGCCATCTTCTTGCTGGGGGTTGTGGCCCGGATAGTGCAATGGGCGCGAGTGCCCGTGCCTTTCCGTATTCCCACGACCTGCGGGCAAGGTAAATCGCTTCCCTGGATCAAGGCCGACAACCTTGAGAGTCCTTACAACACGTGGGGCGTGATCGGTCGAATGGCCCTTGAAGTGCTCTTGTTCCGCTCGCTCTTCAGAAACACCAGGGCGGAACTTTGGCCTGGACCAAATGTGACCTATGCCTCGGCAAAGTGGCTCTGGCTGGCTGGAATGCTGTTCCATTACGGTTTTCTCATCATAGTGCTCCGGCACCTTCGTTTCTTCATCGAACCGGTGCCGTCCTTTGTGGAAGCCATTTCCAGCGTTGATGGATTCTTCCAGATCCTTTTGCCGACCGTTTTTATCAGCGATGCGATATTCTTGATCGGAGCAACCTATTTGTTCCTCAGAAGAGTGAAGATCCCCCAGTTGCGATATATTTCGCTTCCCGCGGATTACTTCCCCCTCTTCCTGCTCCTGGGCATAGCCATTTCAGGCGTGCTGATGCGCAACGTCTGGAAGGTGGACCTCCTCGCGGTCAAGCAGTTGGCTTTGGGGCTGGTCACTTTTCACCCCGCGATGCCGGAGGCGGCAATAGGTCCGATCTTCTTCGTTCACCTCTTTCTCGTTAGTGTGCTGCTGGTGTACCTGCCGTTCAGCAAGATCATGCACTTTGGCGGAGTCTTCCTCAGCCCGACGAGAAACATGGCGAATGTCAATCGCATGGAAAGATATGTCAATCCGTGGAATTATCCGGTCAAAGTCCATACTTACGAAGAGTATGAGGACGACTTCAGGGAAAAGATGAAAGAGGCCGGAATCCCGGTGGAGAAGGAGTAA